One segment of Aquimarina sp. BL5 DNA contains the following:
- a CDS encoding DUF4932 domain-containing protein: protein MLQKPTKLIVIIFLSLLTKISYGQKSNTLEKPKVDERIEILSIVFRLAESKEYSSEIFKLYTDKIGRHYNSFKDHEIIQFVKKLRKENGVGYDAVMTMAIHLDDQLNPLVEFTDIVPESRWGKDNSYEFVRLLKKFYKDSNSKEFFKENQNLFKQVRERFLPIYEHLEIEWYKNFYGKEPNEEFIIISGLGNGGGNYGPSINFPNGKRQVYAIMGTWKTDSLGMANFTINDYFPTLLHEFNHSFINYILEKNEEPFRTNGEIIYDAVKEKMNIGSYNNWQTMFNEALVRASVIKYMKDNNFSEKEISKEINEQLNRGFLWIEELASELDKYDQSREKYPTLESYFPELIKAYRTYAIHINELVAKNEIDKPRFLSLNEFTNGDTNVNSSVKQITINFDKPFAGVNFIRPTDDGGTFPNFTNMTYADDQKSVTLEWSLEANKEYKFILIGLSPKSSEGNSNEDYLIKFKTK from the coding sequence ATGCTACAAAAACCAACTAAACTAATTGTAATCATATTTTTAAGCTTATTAACAAAAATTTCTTATGGCCAGAAATCAAATACCTTGGAAAAGCCAAAAGTAGATGAACGTATCGAAATCCTAAGTATCGTTTTCCGACTTGCAGAGAGTAAAGAATACAGTTCTGAAATTTTTAAACTTTATACTGACAAAATTGGAAGGCATTATAATTCATTTAAAGATCACGAAATTATTCAGTTCGTCAAAAAATTAAGGAAGGAAAACGGAGTTGGATACGACGCGGTTATGACTATGGCTATTCATCTTGATGACCAACTGAATCCATTGGTAGAATTTACAGATATAGTACCAGAATCTCGTTGGGGTAAAGACAATTCATACGAATTTGTAAGACTTTTAAAAAAATTCTATAAAGATAGTAACAGCAAAGAATTCTTTAAAGAAAATCAAAACCTGTTTAAACAAGTTAGAGAACGTTTCCTTCCAATTTATGAACATCTGGAAATAGAATGGTACAAAAACTTTTATGGAAAAGAACCTAACGAGGAATTCATAATAATTAGCGGGCTTGGAAACGGAGGTGGTAATTATGGCCCTTCAATTAATTTCCCGAATGGTAAAAGGCAAGTTTATGCCATTATGGGAACTTGGAAAACAGACAGTTTAGGAATGGCTAATTTTACAATTAATGACTACTTCCCAACGCTACTTCACGAATTCAATCATTCATTTATAAATTATATTTTAGAAAAAAATGAAGAACCGTTCAGAACAAATGGTGAAATTATATATGATGCAGTTAAAGAAAAAATGAACATTGGTAGCTACAATAATTGGCAAACTATGTTCAACGAAGCCTTGGTAAGAGCGTCCGTAATTAAATATATGAAAGATAATAATTTCTCAGAAAAAGAAATTAGTAAAGAGATTAATGAACAATTAAATAGAGGGTTTCTTTGGATTGAAGAACTGGCATCTGAACTTGATAAATATGATCAAAGTAGGGAAAAATACCCAACATTAGAAAGTTATTTCCCTGAACTTATAAAAGCTTACAGAACTTATGCAATACATATAAATGAGCTCGTTGCAAAAAATGAAATTGATAAACCACGGTTTCTTTCGTTGAACGAATTTACAAATGGAGATACAAATGTCAATTCTTCAGTGAAACAAATAACTATAAATTTCGATAAGCCTTTTGCTGGAGTTAATTTTATTAGACCTACTGATGATGGAGGAACCTTTCCAAACTTCACAAATATGACGTATGCAGATGATCAAAAATCTGTAACTCTAGAATGGTCCTTAGAAGCAAACAAAGAATATAAATTTATTTTAATTGGATTATCACCTAAATCATCTGAAGGGAATTCTAATGAAGATTATCTAATTAAATTCAAAACTAAATAA
- a CDS encoding DUF308 domain-containing protein, translating into MLESLFAENKKAAKETRIHYSKSNGIFYMVFSILFLGFGIYAFFYLSYFIGIGFIAISVYGIRENRKLIKDRSVQLILSEEGITYKETRIKSWSEIKDEHIIFEPSPTGRKSQYYLSYNHRNRNEKILINELDISPQRVEYLLKIYRKRNEKKLKHFTKT; encoded by the coding sequence ATGTTAGAAAGTCTATTCGCCGAAAACAAAAAAGCTGCTAAAGAAACTAGGATTCATTATTCAAAATCCAATGGTATATTCTATATGGTATTTTCTATCTTATTTTTGGGTTTTGGAATCTATGCCTTTTTTTATTTAAGCTACTTCATAGGTATTGGATTCATTGCGATATCAGTTTATGGAATAAGAGAGAATCGTAAACTTATAAAAGATAGAAGTGTTCAGCTTATACTCTCTGAAGAAGGCATCACCTATAAAGAAACTCGCATCAAAAGTTGGTCAGAAATAAAAGACGAGCATATCATTTTTGAACCTTCACCCACAGGAAGAAAATCACAATACTACCTGAGTTATAATCACAGAAACAGGAACGAGAAAATACTCATAAACGAACTCGATATAAGTCCGCAAAGAGTTGAATATCTTCTGAAAATATATAGAAAGCGGAATGAGAAAAAATTAAAACACTTCACTAAAACATAA
- a CDS encoding transporter — protein sequence MITIYKRMIWMICFVSISSVSAQTLLNGFFPKQKELTIASSYSFKSYNNFYIGETLSDTNPMDMGEISSSILSIYGEYGVLDWLSTTVTIPYVSTKNETGILDPVLEESQVEGVQDLSFFLKAKVLDKKFSNASKLSLGGATGVTLPVGGYEEAGILSIGSGATAYEGCGFLQYQTSSNLFIELQAAYSLRNNPDFEIPNAMVYSAKLGYYNKWFYTHAKIGVQNSLSGFDIGSQEFVDAGGPNALPETEVDYANFYFDIYVPIYKQNFGISSGYAVNVDGKNYDNASSFSVGLVYKTN from the coding sequence ATGATTACAATTTACAAAAGGATGATTTGGATGATTTGTTTCGTATCTATTTCATCAGTATCGGCCCAAACATTATTGAATGGTTTTTTTCCAAAACAGAAGGAGCTTACCATAGCATCGTCATATTCTTTTAAAAGTTATAATAATTTCTATATCGGTGAAACCCTAAGTGACACTAATCCTATGGACATGGGAGAAATATCTTCATCCATCCTTAGTATATATGGTGAATATGGAGTATTGGATTGGCTATCTACTACAGTTACGATCCCTTACGTATCTACAAAAAATGAAACAGGAATATTAGATCCTGTTTTAGAAGAAAGTCAAGTAGAAGGAGTGCAAGATTTAAGTTTTTTTCTAAAAGCTAAAGTATTGGATAAAAAATTCTCTAATGCTTCTAAACTATCTCTAGGAGGTGCTACTGGAGTTACGTTACCTGTTGGAGGATATGAGGAAGCAGGAATACTATCTATAGGAAGTGGTGCCACTGCATATGAAGGGTGTGGATTTTTGCAGTATCAAACTTCTTCTAACCTATTTATAGAACTACAAGCAGCTTATAGTTTACGGAATAATCCTGATTTCGAAATCCCAAATGCTATGGTTTATAGTGCTAAACTAGGATATTATAACAAATGGTTTTATACACATGCTAAAATAGGTGTTCAAAACTCTCTAAGTGGATTCGATATAGGTTCTCAAGAATTTGTAGATGCGGGTGGTCCTAATGCATTACCTGAAACAGAAGTTGATTATGCAAATTTTTATTTTGATATTTACGTTCCTATTTATAAACAAAATTTTGGTATTTCATCCGGATACGCAGTTAATGTAGATGGTAAAAACTATGATAATGCATCTTCTTTTTCTGTAGGACTAGTATATAAAACAAATTAA
- a CDS encoding DUF547 domain-containing protein gives MKRLFILIVIAVLPYFSFNLNAQGHIDHMVWDQLLLLNVSSDGKVDYKGFIRDKFLFDQYFKSLSTNYPTANSDDTEKLAYWVNLYNAIVMKMIIDHYPVNSINDLKNPWKKKSITINNIEYSLDDIEHTILRKMNEPRIHFLLNCAATSSPKLWNRAYTNRNITQALEERTVDYINDSTKNLITQNKVSISKVFEWYAKDFNNGDIVSYINKYANEKIGKKSKIEYLEYDWSLNERQ, from the coding sequence ATGAAAAGGTTATTTATATTAATTGTAATAGCAGTGTTACCATACTTTAGCTTTAATCTAAACGCTCAGGGTCATATTGACCATATGGTATGGGATCAACTTCTACTATTAAATGTCTCGAGTGATGGTAAAGTAGATTATAAAGGATTTATTAGAGATAAATTTTTATTTGATCAGTATTTTAAATCTTTATCTACCAATTATCCCACTGCAAATTCTGACGACACCGAAAAACTAGCATATTGGGTAAATCTATATAATGCTATTGTAATGAAAATGATTATTGACCATTATCCTGTTAATTCTATAAATGATTTAAAAAATCCGTGGAAGAAAAAATCAATCACTATTAATAATATCGAATATAGTCTAGATGATATAGAGCATACGATTTTAAGGAAAATGAATGAACCTAGAATTCATTTCTTACTTAATTGTGCTGCAACTTCTTCTCCTAAATTATGGAACAGAGCATATACCAATAGGAATATCACTCAGGCACTCGAAGAAAGAACTGTAGATTATATTAATGACTCTACTAAAAACCTTATTACCCAAAACAAAGTAAGTATATCTAAGGTATTCGAATGGTATGCAAAAGACTTTAATAATGGGGATATTGTCAGTTACATTAATAAATATGCTAATGAAAAAATTGGAAAAAAATCAAAAATAGAGTATTTAGAATATGATTGGAGTTTAAATGAAAGACAATAA
- a CDS encoding SulP family inorganic anion transporter, whose translation MFSKFYNIKNLKGDFTGGLVAGVVALPLALAFGVQSGMGATAGLYGAIAVGIFAALFGGTETQASGPTGPMTVVSATLIAAAIEMNGSLGNAMPIIVATFLLGGLFQILFGFLNIASYVKYFPYPVVSGFMSGVGLIIVILQLFPFAGLGSAKSTTAIIQDLPRLFSEANPYALLLGGITIVVYYLFPKITKAIPSALVALIAASLVAYFTKMDVPLIGEIPSGLPSLRLDGIFAIDSSALGIIIEYGVVLAVLGSIDSLLTSVVADNMTKTRHNSNRELIGQGIGNMLAAIIGGIPGAGATKGTVVNINAGGKTRLSGVLHGLFLLAVLLGLGKLAAHIPLCVLAGLLIPIGFKIVDFKGLKHLLKVPRADAIVLILVLFITTFGSLIQAVGIGVALACLLFMKKAGDLSEQGMEVGDIADFDGSKPWQDEIEFYNTYKDKVIIKHLYGPLFFGFTSYFKDQIKALPDDIRAVILRMDRVPYMDQSGIYTLEDIIFDLREQDIEVILVGLKEQPKDMLEAVDIIPDLVPEDDLFENIEDSFTYLREKFKQRSATV comes from the coding sequence ATGTTCTCTAAATTCTATAACATAAAAAATTTAAAAGGAGATTTTACTGGCGGTCTCGTTGCTGGTGTAGTTGCTTTACCCCTTGCATTGGCCTTTGGTGTACAATCAGGAATGGGAGCTACTGCAGGATTATATGGAGCTATTGCTGTTGGTATTTTTGCTGCCTTGTTTGGTGGTACTGAAACGCAAGCGAGTGGTCCTACAGGTCCAATGACAGTAGTTTCTGCTACCCTAATAGCTGCCGCAATAGAAATGAACGGTTCTCTGGGTAATGCGATGCCTATAATCGTAGCTACTTTTTTGTTAGGCGGTCTCTTTCAAATTCTATTTGGTTTTTTAAATATTGCGAGTTATGTAAAATACTTTCCGTATCCCGTGGTTTCAGGATTTATGAGTGGCGTAGGTTTAATAATTGTTATACTACAACTGTTCCCTTTTGCAGGATTAGGTTCTGCTAAATCGACCACAGCTATTATTCAGGATTTACCAAGACTTTTTTCTGAGGCCAATCCATATGCCTTATTGTTAGGTGGAATCACAATTGTTGTTTACTATCTTTTTCCAAAAATAACTAAAGCGATACCAAGTGCTTTGGTAGCCTTGATTGCGGCTTCGTTAGTTGCTTATTTTACCAAAATGGATGTTCCTTTAATTGGTGAAATACCTTCTGGATTACCATCACTTCGATTGGATGGAATTTTTGCAATAGATTCAAGTGCTTTAGGAATCATTATAGAATATGGAGTTGTACTGGCGGTTCTAGGAAGCATTGATTCCTTATTAACCTCTGTAGTTGCGGATAATATGACTAAAACCCGTCATAATAGTAATCGGGAGTTAATAGGCCAGGGAATTGGTAATATGTTAGCTGCTATTATCGGTGGTATTCCTGGTGCAGGAGCTACCAAAGGAACAGTGGTTAATATAAATGCTGGAGGAAAAACAAGATTATCGGGAGTATTACACGGCTTATTTTTACTTGCCGTATTATTAGGTCTAGGAAAGTTAGCAGCACATATTCCACTTTGTGTATTAGCCGGTTTACTTATACCTATTGGTTTTAAAATAGTAGACTTTAAAGGTTTAAAACATCTTTTAAAAGTACCTCGAGCTGATGCTATTGTACTAATTCTGGTATTATTTATTACTACCTTCGGAAGCTTAATACAAGCTGTTGGTATTGGAGTTGCTTTAGCCTGTTTACTATTTATGAAAAAGGCAGGAGACTTGAGTGAACAAGGAATGGAAGTTGGAGATATCGCCGATTTTGATGGCTCAAAACCATGGCAAGACGAAATTGAATTCTACAATACCTACAAAGATAAAGTCATCATCAAACACTTATATGGTCCATTATTCTTTGGTTTTACTTCTTATTTTAAGGATCAGATTAAAGCATTGCCAGATGATATTAGGGCTGTTATATTAAGAATGGATCGGGTTCCCTACATGGATCAGTCAGGTATTTATACACTGGAGGATATTATTTTTGATTTACGCGAACAAGATATTGAAGTGATACTCGTGGGTCTGAAAGAGCAACCCAAAGATATGTTAGAAGCAGTAGATATTATCCCGGATCTTGTTCCTGAAGATGATCTGTTTGAAAATATCGAAGATAGTTTCACTTATTTACGAGAGAAATTCAAACAGCGTTCTGCTACTGTTTAG
- a CDS encoding bifunctional alpha/beta hydrolase/OsmC family protein, translating into MSLSKITFTNTEGQTLSGRLELPADQHPHNFALFAHCFTCNKNLGAVRNISRALTSQGFGVLRFDFTGLGESEGDFADTNFSGNVEDLVAAANFLTQQYQAPSLLVGHSLGGAAAIFAAAEIDSIKAVATIGAPSDPTHVQHLLRSGLEEIEANGKAVVNLSGRDFTIKKQFLDDLETKSLPTVAKNLGKALLVMHSPQDTTVGIRNAEEIYHAAKHPKSFVTLNDADHLLMRKEDSIYAGKVIAGWSSRYVDIPEEPNLKSSHHVVASLGNDEGYTTQMKIGNHYMVADEPESVGGHDFGPSPYELVSAGLSACTAMTIKMYVARKGWDLQNVEVHTSYDRKHIEDCENCEDPTAKIDTFEREIKLEGDLDEKQIARILQIADKCPVHRTLHSETQVITTLI; encoded by the coding sequence ATGAGTCTTTCTAAAATTACATTTACCAATACAGAGGGTCAAACACTTTCTGGACGTTTAGAATTACCTGCAGATCAACATCCACACAACTTTGCACTTTTCGCACATTGTTTCACATGTAATAAAAATCTGGGAGCAGTTCGTAATATTAGTCGTGCACTCACTTCTCAAGGATTTGGTGTTTTACGATTTGATTTTACAGGTTTAGGAGAAAGTGAAGGTGATTTTGCAGATACTAATTTCTCCGGAAATGTAGAAGATTTGGTTGCCGCTGCGAATTTTTTAACACAGCAATATCAGGCTCCTTCTCTATTGGTTGGACATTCTCTTGGTGGTGCCGCAGCTATATTTGCTGCAGCAGAAATAGACTCAATAAAAGCAGTAGCTACAATAGGTGCTCCTTCTGATCCTACTCACGTACAACATTTACTAAGAAGCGGTTTAGAAGAAATTGAAGCGAATGGTAAGGCGGTAGTGAACCTGAGCGGAAGAGATTTTACTATTAAGAAACAATTCTTAGATGATCTAGAAACTAAATCACTACCAACAGTAGCAAAAAATTTGGGTAAAGCCTTATTAGTAATGCATTCTCCGCAAGATACTACAGTTGGTATTAGAAATGCCGAAGAAATTTACCACGCAGCAAAACACCCTAAAAGTTTTGTAACCTTAAATGACGCAGACCATCTATTAATGAGAAAAGAAGATTCCATCTATGCGGGTAAGGTAATTGCTGGTTGGTCATCCAGATATGTTGATATTCCTGAAGAACCTAATCTAAAAAGCTCACATCATGTGGTAGCCAGTTTAGGAAATGATGAAGGATATACTACTCAAATGAAAATAGGAAATCACTATATGGTTGCAGATGAACCCGAAAGTGTCGGTGGTCATGATTTTGGACCTTCTCCTTATGAATTAGTGTCCGCAGGATTATCAGCTTGTACAGCGATGACTATTAAAATGTATGTAGCCCGAAAAGGTTGGGATTTACAAAACGTAGAAGTGCATACTAGTTATGATAGAAAACATATAGAGGATTGTGAGAATTGTGAAGATCCAACTGCTAAAATAGATACTTTCGAAAGAGAAATTAAGTTAGAAGGAGATCTGGATGAAAAACAAATCGCAAGAATCCTCCAGATTGCTGATAAATGTCCCGTTCATAGAACATTACATAGCGAAACACAAGTGATTACTACATTGATTTAA